The following are encoded in a window of Sulfitobacter sp. S190 genomic DNA:
- a CDS encoding monovalent cation/H+ antiporter subunit D, with translation MTHWLIAPVVLPAMVAPFIILAARYHIGIQRVFSVVGVLVQIAIALGLALRTSDGTVLLYQLGDWAAPFGIVLVGDRLSTMLVLLTAVLSLFVLLYAIGSKWDERGRHFHVLFAFQIMGISGAFLTGDLFNLFVFFEVLLIASYGLMIHSGGNARLRAGVQYVLFNLLGSTLFLFALGAIYAETGTLNMADLAQRTQLIDPDASAGIRVAAVLLILVFAIKAAIVPLHFWLPSSYAEAPAPVAALFAIMTKVGGYAIIRVYTLVFPADLELTAGLHDVWLLPAALLSMAVGAVGVLAAKKLDRLVAFAVISSMGMVMIGVALFSEAGLAAALYYMIHSTLAAASLFLIVDLVRQSRGHVKLKTAAPVAGAALTAGVFMAAAIAMTGLPPLSGFVGKLMILQAALDGPLPVWTWALILVSSLVSVVGFARAGSTIFWKAQSVEVDETAEPAAPPATLSYVAVGGLLALLLALTGFAGRVYEYNTATAAQLYAPQPYIDTVMNTPGKLGRAGDAKADYDTDGKTGDETKTEGETH, from the coding sequence ATGACCCATTGGCTGATTGCGCCTGTCGTGCTGCCTGCGATGGTGGCGCCCTTTATCATTCTGGCCGCGCGCTATCACATCGGCATCCAGCGGGTGTTTTCCGTTGTAGGTGTTCTGGTCCAGATCGCGATCGCCCTCGGACTTGCATTGCGGACCTCTGACGGCACCGTGCTGCTGTACCAGCTCGGCGACTGGGCCGCGCCCTTCGGGATCGTGCTGGTGGGGGACCGGCTGTCAACGATGCTTGTGCTGCTGACGGCCGTTTTGTCGCTGTTCGTCCTGCTCTATGCCATCGGATCGAAATGGGACGAAAGGGGCCGACACTTCCACGTGCTCTTCGCGTTCCAGATCATGGGCATCTCGGGCGCGTTCCTGACGGGCGACCTGTTCAACCTGTTCGTCTTTTTCGAGGTGTTGCTGATCGCGTCCTACGGGTTGATGATCCATTCGGGCGGCAATGCGCGCCTGCGGGCGGGTGTGCAATACGTGCTGTTCAATCTCTTGGGCTCGACCCTGTTCCTGTTTGCGCTCGGCGCCATCTATGCCGAAACCGGTACGCTCAACATGGCGGATCTGGCGCAGCGTACCCAGCTGATCGACCCGGACGCGAGCGCGGGCATCCGCGTGGCCGCCGTGCTGTTGATCCTCGTCTTCGCGATCAAGGCTGCAATCGTGCCGCTGCATTTCTGGCTCCCGTCAAGTTATGCCGAAGCGCCTGCGCCCGTCGCAGCACTCTTTGCGATCATGACCAAGGTCGGCGGCTACGCCATTATCCGGGTCTATACACTGGTCTTCCCCGCCGATCTGGAACTGACGGCAGGTCTGCACGATGTGTGGTTGCTGCCAGCGGCGCTCTTGTCGATGGCGGTGGGCGCGGTCGGTGTTCTGGCGGCCAAGAAACTCGACCGTCTTGTTGCGTTCGCCGTGATCAGTTCGATGGGCATGGTCATGATCGGCGTCGCATTGTTCAGCGAAGCAGGCCTTGCGGCGGCACTTTACTATATGATCCATTCGACCCTGGCGGCAGCGAGCCTGTTCCTGATCGTAGATCTGGTGCGCCAGAGCCGTGGTCACGTGAAGCTCAAAACGGCGGCACCCGTTGCGGGGGCCGCGCTGACCGCGGGTGTATTCATGGCCGCCGCGATTGCGATGACCGGCCTGCCGCCCCTTTCGGGCTTTGTGGGCAAACTGATGATCCTGCAGGCCGCGCTGGACGGGCCATTGCCGGTCTGGACCTGGGCCCTGATACTGGTGTCGAGCCTTGTCAGCGTCGTGGGTTTTGCCCGCGCGGGCAGCACGATCTTCTGGAAGGCGCAATCGGTCGAGGTGGACGAGACCGCCGAACCTGCGGCACCTCCCGCAACGCTGTCCTACGTGGCCGTAGGCGGGCTGTTGGCCCTTCTTCTGGCGCTCACGGGATTTGCGGGCCGGGTATATGAGTACAACACGGCGACCGCGGCACAGCTCTATGCGCCGCAGCCCTATATCGACACCGTGATGAACACACCGGGCAAGCTCGGCCGCGCCGGAGACGCCAAGGCCGACTACGACACGGACGGCAAAACCGGAGACGAGACCAAGACCGAAGGGGAGACGCATTGA
- a CDS encoding Na+/H+ antiporter subunit C, with the protein MEFLVASAIGILTAAGLYLVTRLRTFPVILGVSLLTYAVNVFLFASGRLTTQAPPILTDATTYTDPLPQALVLTAIVISFGMTAVIVMIALGAYLGTDDDHVDDVPAKQARKKGDAA; encoded by the coding sequence ATGGAATTTCTCGTCGCTTCTGCCATCGGTATCCTGACCGCCGCGGGTCTGTATCTGGTCACGCGCCTGCGCACGTTTCCCGTGATCCTAGGTGTGTCGCTGCTGACCTATGCCGTGAACGTCTTTCTGTTCGCGTCGGGGCGTCTGACGACACAGGCACCACCGATCCTTACGGATGCCACCACCTACACTGATCCGCTGCCGCAGGCGCTTGTCCTGACGGCGATCGTGATCTCCTTCGGGATGACGGCCGTAATCGTGATGATTGCGCTTGGTGCCTACCTTGGCACCGACGACGACCACGTGGATGACGTGCCCGCCAAACAGGCCCGCAAGAAGGGAGACGCCGCATGA
- a CDS encoding monovalent cation/H+ antiporter subunit A — translation MSLFLIVALPFLGALLPGLMNSAGRAACAGITFTVTLAAFVGLITNLPAIMAGDTVMMRVDWIPSLGLNLTLMLDALGFFFATLILGIGLLIITYARFYLAREDNMGEFFTYLLLFQGAMVGIVLSDNILLLLVFWELTSLSSFLLIGYWKHLPEGRQGARMALTVTGMGGLALIGGMLLLGQAAGSYDLSVILQNRDLIQDSPLYLPALILILLGCFTKSAQFPFHFWLPHAMAAPTPVSAYLHSATMVKAGIFLMARLWPVLSGTPEWFVIVTTAGLVTMVLGAVIAFFKHDLKALLAFSTVSHLGLITMLLGTSTAFGVMAAMFHIMNHATFKAALFMSAGIVDHEAKTRDIRRLGGLRTLMPITFVIVVIAALSMAGIPLLNGFLSKEMMLEEATHTTLFGAPWLVPTLAVIGSLFSAAYCFRLISHTFLGPQRDDYPAHPHDPPVGMWGPPALLAVLVVAIGVAPFIAEPAVRGITQAVLAGTADMPKAYIKIWHGLVPALYMSIAAVVGGLIVLAVFKPLLRAWDAAPRPEAKTLFDAVIAGAVSTAKGLTHPIHNGAFSRYGAIMAITVILAGYYAFASGTIGPATRQLQPVGAIEIAGWLMLVAAVTGMVLLHRNRLLSLILIGIVGLMVSVGFVFFSAPDLAMTQITVEVVTTLLLLLALNFLPTGTPVESTVLRRLRDGALAVAGGVAAFALSYHYLLRDAVSSPISEFHLANSYKGGGGTNVVNVILVDFRGFDTFGEIIVLGIAAVLIYALTESLLGGPVRARLLNRKPGRQLAGDMHPMMMVVLTRVLMPVVIMVGFYIFWRGHNEPGGGFISGLVVSIGLLMQYMASGYNWATDRQRYPHHGVIGAGVLVAGLTGIGSWFVGKPFLTSDFTYVRIPPFQEFELATAALFDLGVFLAVVGAVMLSIDGFSRLARRAHVKDSEYAMDINPARPRTDKPQEQGG, via the coding sequence GTGTCCCTTTTTCTGATCGTCGCTTTGCCGTTCCTTGGGGCACTGCTACCGGGGCTGATGAATTCGGCCGGACGTGCAGCCTGTGCTGGCATTACATTTACCGTGACACTCGCCGCCTTTGTCGGGCTGATAACCAACCTGCCTGCGATCATGGCGGGCGACACGGTCATGATGCGGGTCGATTGGATACCGTCGCTGGGCCTGAACCTCACGCTGATGCTGGACGCACTTGGCTTCTTCTTTGCAACGCTCATTCTGGGCATCGGGTTGCTGATCATCACCTATGCGCGCTTCTATCTCGCCCGCGAAGACAACATGGGCGAATTCTTTACCTATCTGTTGCTGTTTCAGGGCGCGATGGTGGGTATCGTGCTGTCCGACAACATCCTGTTACTGCTGGTTTTCTGGGAGCTGACGTCTCTGTCGTCCTTCCTGTTGATCGGATACTGGAAGCACCTGCCCGAAGGCCGGCAAGGCGCCCGCATGGCCCTGACCGTCACGGGGATGGGAGGGCTCGCGCTGATCGGGGGGATGTTGCTTCTGGGGCAGGCGGCAGGCAGCTACGATCTCAGCGTCATCTTGCAAAACCGCGATCTTATTCAGGACAGCCCACTGTATCTGCCCGCGCTCATCCTCATCCTATTGGGCTGTTTCACGAAATCGGCACAGTTTCCGTTCCATTTCTGGCTGCCACACGCCATGGCCGCCCCCACACCGGTTTCGGCGTATCTGCACTCCGCAACGATGGTGAAGGCCGGGATTTTCCTGATGGCCCGTCTGTGGCCGGTTCTGTCCGGCACACCTGAATGGTTCGTGATCGTCACGACAGCCGGTTTGGTCACGATGGTGTTGGGCGCCGTCATCGCGTTTTTTAAACATGACCTGAAAGCCTTGCTGGCCTTCTCCACGGTCAGCCATCTGGGTCTCATCACGATGCTGCTGGGGACCAGTACCGCCTTTGGTGTGATGGCGGCGATGTTCCACATCATGAACCACGCGACGTTCAAGGCGGCCTTGTTCATGTCGGCGGGCATTGTGGATCACGAGGCCAAAACCCGAGACATCCGCCGCCTCGGGGGGCTGCGCACGCTGATGCCGATCACCTTTGTGATCGTCGTGATCGCGGCGCTGTCGATGGCGGGTATCCCGCTGCTTAATGGCTTCCTGTCAAAAGAAATGATGCTGGAAGAAGCAACGCACACGACCCTTTTCGGTGCGCCGTGGCTTGTGCCGACGCTCGCGGTGATCGGCTCTCTGTTCTCGGCGGCCTATTGTTTCCGGCTCATCAGCCACACGTTTCTGGGGCCGCAGCGGGATGACTACCCGGCCCATCCCCACGATCCCCCCGTCGGCATGTGGGGGCCGCCCGCATTGCTGGCCGTCCTCGTGGTGGCCATCGGTGTGGCGCCCTTTATCGCGGAGCCGGCGGTGCGTGGCATCACGCAGGCCGTGCTTGCCGGAACGGCAGACATGCCCAAAGCCTATATCAAGATCTGGCATGGGCTGGTCCCGGCCCTGTACATGTCCATCGCCGCGGTGGTCGGCGGCCTGATCGTACTTGCAGTGTTCAAACCGCTCCTGCGCGCGTGGGATGCCGCGCCGCGGCCCGAAGCCAAGACGCTCTTCGACGCGGTCATCGCAGGCGCTGTATCAACAGCCAAGGGCCTGACCCATCCGATCCACAATGGCGCGTTTTCCCGCTACGGCGCGATTATGGCAATAACCGTCATTCTGGCGGGGTATTATGCGTTTGCGTCCGGCACCATCGGTCCCGCGACCCGGCAGCTTCAGCCCGTAGGAGCAATCGAAATCGCGGGCTGGCTGATGCTGGTGGCGGCCGTGACCGGGATGGTCCTTTTGCACCGCAACCGCCTTTTGTCCCTGATCCTGATCGGGATTGTCGGCCTGATGGTCTCCGTCGGCTTCGTATTCTTCAGCGCGCCGGATCTGGCGATGACACAGATCACGGTGGAGGTGGTCACCACCTTGCTGCTCTTGCTGGCGCTTAATTTCCTGCCCACGGGCACGCCGGTGGAATCGACTGTTTTGCGCAGGTTGCGCGACGGGGCGCTGGCGGTGGCAGGCGGTGTCGCGGCATTCGCGCTGAGCTATCACTATCTACTGCGCGACGCGGTGTCCTCGCCGATCTCAGAATTCCATCTGGCCAACAGCTACAAGGGCGGCGGCGGTACAAACGTCGTCAACGTGATCCTCGTGGATTTCCGTGGTTTCGACACTTTCGGCGAAATCATCGTTCTTGGCATCGCGGCGGTGCTGATCTACGCGCTTACGGAAAGCCTGCTCGGCGGGCCTGTTCGCGCGCGCCTGCTGAACCGAAAACCCGGCAGACAGCTGGCGGGGGACATGCACCCGATGATGATGGTCGTGCTGACGCGCGTCCTGATGCCGGTGGTGATCATGGTGGGCTTCTACATCTTCTGGCGCGGACACAACGAGCCGGGCGGCGGCTTCATCTCGGGGCTTGTCGTGTCGATCGGCCTGCTGATGCAGTACATGGCCTCGGGGTACAACTGGGCCACGGACCGGCAACGCTACCCCCATCACGGGGTGATCGGCGCAGGTGTGCTGGTGGCGGGGCTGACGGGGATCGGATCGTGGTTCGTAGGCAAGCCCTTCCTGACATCCGACTTTACCTACGTGCGCATCCCGCCATTCCAGGAATTCGAACTGGCCACCGCGGCGCTGTTCGATCTTGGCGTGTTCCTTGCGGTTGTCGGTGCGGTCATGTTGTCAATCGACGGGTTCAGCCGTCTGGCCCGCCGCGCCCATGTCAAAGACAGTGAGTATGCAATGGATATCAACCCCGCGCGTCCGCGTACGGACAAACCGCAAGAGCAGGGGGGCTGA
- a CDS encoding ROK family transcriptional regulator, with protein MENSVVRSISAGLSQRGVRNHNERLILSLLQRHGAMPGSDVSKLAGLSPPAVSAILKRLENEGLLLRGDPMRGKVGKPSVPMRLAPGGVLSLGLKIGRRSADLLLMDFTGALRQQRVLRYDHPEPGAVFAFLEQGIAEIMASITPAEARRVCGLGVAAPFEMWNWGAHGADAIGPYELWKDIDIRARISAFSTLPVSLLNDATAACQAEQVFGRGKEFRDYAYFFVGAFVGGGIVLNHSVFEGRQGNAGALGSLPTISPLGESKRLIDMASIHLLEARLAEVDIDPNVIWKSPQDWRGISRYVDPWLGQTAQELAKASLSICSVIDFEAILIDGAFPAEIRNELVERVRRYIVTQDTRGLLPPQIESGNIGGNARAIGAASAPIFSQFLLNTNAGLSVA; from the coding sequence ATGGAAAATTCTGTCGTCAGATCAATCAGCGCGGGCCTCAGCCAACGCGGCGTGCGCAATCACAACGAACGGCTGATCCTGTCATTGTTGCAGCGCCACGGCGCGATGCCGGGCAGTGATGTGTCAAAGCTGGCCGGACTGTCGCCGCCCGCGGTCTCCGCGATTCTGAAGCGGTTGGAAAACGAGGGGTTGCTGCTTCGGGGTGATCCTATGCGCGGGAAGGTGGGCAAACCGTCGGTCCCGATGCGTCTTGCGCCGGGCGGTGTGCTGTCGCTTGGCCTGAAAATTGGCCGCCGGTCTGCCGATCTGCTTCTGATGGATTTCACGGGCGCTTTGCGCCAGCAGCGCGTACTGCGCTACGATCACCCCGAACCGGGTGCCGTTTTTGCCTTTCTTGAACAGGGCATCGCCGAAATCATGGCCTCGATTACGCCGGCCGAAGCCCGACGTGTTTGCGGACTGGGTGTGGCGGCCCCCTTCGAGATGTGGAACTGGGGCGCGCACGGGGCCGATGCGATCGGGCCCTATGAACTTTGGAAAGACATCGACATCCGCGCAAGGATCAGCGCCTTCAGTACGCTCCCCGTCAGCCTGTTGAATGACGCGACCGCGGCATGTCAGGCCGAACAGGTTTTCGGTCGGGGCAAGGAATTCCGCGATTACGCATATTTCTTCGTGGGCGCGTTCGTCGGGGGCGGTATCGTCCTGAACCATTCGGTGTTCGAAGGGCGGCAGGGCAATGCCGGTGCGCTGGGATCGCTGCCCACAATCAGCCCGCTGGGCGAAAGCAAACGGCTCATCGATATGGCGTCGATCCATTTGCTGGAAGCGCGACTGGCCGAAGTCGACATCGACCCCAATGTCATCTGGAAGTCCCCGCAAGACTGGCGCGGGATCAGCCGCTACGTCGACCCGTGGCTGGGCCAGACGGCACAGGAACTGGCCAAGGCCAGCCTGTCGATTTGTTCGGTGATCGATTTCGAGGCGATCCTGATCGACGGTGCCTTTCCTGCGGAAATACGCAATGAACTGGTCGAAAGGGTGCGCAGGTACATCGTGACCCAGGACACGCGCGGCCTGCTGCCACCGCAGATCGAAAGTGGCAACATCGGCGGCAACGCCCGTGCGATCGGTGCGGCAAGCGCGCCGATCTTCTCGCAATTTCTGCTCAATACGAATGCAGGTTTGTCGGTTGCGTGA
- a CDS encoding sugar ABC transporter substrate-binding protein, which translates to MKKLLIGTALAAIASATTAMADGHATSACLITKTDTNPFFVKMREGATAKAEELGISLNSYAGKVDGDHETQVQAIETCIANGAKGILLTASDTASIVPVVQQARDAGILVIALDTPLEPIDSADMTFATDNFLAGELIGQWAAAQLGDEAANARIGMLDLAVSQPSVGVLRDQGFMTGFGIDIKDPNKWGDEDDARIVGHDVTAGNEEGGRKAMENLLAKDPSINVVYTINEPAAAGAYEALKAIGRENDVLIVSVDGGCPGVQNIADGVIGATSQQYPLLMASKGIEAIAAWAKDGTKPEATDGKAFFDTGVALVTDQPADGVESISVAEGTEKCWG; encoded by the coding sequence ATGAAGAAGCTGCTTATCGGCACCGCACTTGCGGCCATCGCATCCGCCACGACCGCCATGGCCGACGGACATGCGACATCCGCGTGCCTGATCACCAAGACCGACACGAACCCGTTCTTTGTCAAAATGCGCGAAGGTGCGACGGCCAAGGCCGAAGAGCTTGGCATCTCGCTCAATTCCTATGCCGGTAAGGTCGACGGTGACCACGAAACGCAAGTGCAGGCCATCGAGACCTGCATCGCGAACGGCGCGAAGGGCATCTTGCTGACGGCCTCCGACACCGCGTCGATCGTGCCCGTCGTGCAGCAGGCCCGCGATGCCGGTATCCTCGTGATCGCGCTGGACACCCCGCTCGAGCCGATCGACAGCGCCGACATGACGTTTGCAACCGACAACTTTCTCGCAGGTGAGCTGATCGGTCAGTGGGCCGCGGCGCAGCTTGGTGACGAGGCCGCGAATGCGCGTATCGGCATGCTCGATCTTGCTGTCTCGCAGCCTTCGGTCGGTGTCTTGCGTGACCAGGGCTTCATGACGGGTTTCGGGATCGATATCAAAGACCCCAACAAATGGGGTGACGAGGACGATGCCCGGATCGTGGGCCATGACGTGACTGCCGGTAACGAAGAAGGTGGCCGCAAGGCGATGGAGAACCTGCTGGCCAAAGATCCTTCGATCAACGTGGTCTATACGATCAACGAGCCTGCGGCAGCCGGTGCCTATGAGGCGCTCAAGGCAATCGGTCGCGAGAACGACGTGCTGATCGTTTCCGTGGATGGTGGCTGTCCCGGTGTGCAGAATATCGCGGACGGGGTCATCGGTGCCACGTCGCAGCAATATCCGCTGCTGATGGCGTCCAAGGGGATCGAGGCGATCGCTGCCTGGGCCAAGGACGGTACGAAACCCGAAGCCACGGACGGCAAGGCGTTCTTTGATACCGGTGTGGCGCTGGTGACGGACCAGCCGGCCGACGGTGTCGAGTCCATCTCGGTTGCCGAGGGTACGGAGAAGTGCTGGGGCTGA